The Papaver somniferum cultivar HN1 chromosome 3, ASM357369v1, whole genome shotgun sequence genome includes a region encoding these proteins:
- the LOC113359321 gene encoding aspartic proteinase CDR1-like produces the protein MAFFLVTSGVVAEEKFTVGSNDGGIESIKLHFGCGLKQRNFEKFIGNNHLNGKPDLIVGILGLGRGQRYFLNQLGVVGEDTYLRFGADATIGDVGQIVHTTPLVVPQSETSLYYLTLEDISVGNKRVGFTRGTFKLNSQGGGGIAIDSGTPIFGMYKDHFDRVADLVKEHFKKNWN, from the exons ATGGCATTTTTCTTAG TTACATCTGGTGTTGTTGCTGAAGAAAAGTTCACTGTAGGCTCCAATGATGGTGGCATTGAAAGTATTAAATTACATTTCGGCTGTGGTCTTAAACAAAGGAACTTCGAAAAATTTATCGGTAATAATCATTTGAATGGAAAACCTGATCTTATTGTAGGAATACTTGGTCTAGGACGAGGACAACGGTATTTTTTAAATCAATTAGGTGTTGTTGGAGAAG ATACATATTTAAGGTTTGGCGCAGATGCGACAATTGGAGACGTAGGTCAAATTGTACATACAACTCCTCTTGTTGTGCCTCAGTCTGAGACATCGCTTTATTACTTAACTCTAGAAGATATTAGTGTCGGTAACAAAAGAGTTGGATTTACTAGAGGTACTTTTAAGCTTAACAGTCAAGGAGGAGGCGGTATTGCAATAGATTCTGGTACTCCAATATTTGGGATGTATAAAGATCATTTTGATAGAGTTGCAGATTTGGTGAAGgaacattttaaaaaaaattggaattgA